The following coding sequences lie in one Rutidosis leptorrhynchoides isolate AG116_Rl617_1_P2 chromosome 6, CSIRO_AGI_Rlap_v1, whole genome shotgun sequence genomic window:
- the LOC139855575 gene encoding uncharacterized protein has product MADDFSFLTDSDDEKAVQDLISQAMDHSVLEQIAAINCSSFSNSDNLPSHLENRFRKLKSLPTTTAAVATGSRFPPAKSKSFTPSSGHDSNSNEHRPPFSTDKSSPDEHSDENRDPAESKQKPKSEFSNRNGLKSESELKSGSGLSKSPSDPWSLSSPESEPKACDRRSQKQHSDENRGFSKSAKSKLKLKSYKPRLIESESDSGSGSLSPPRRSIGCLWCSPKKEKSVGRKQGKENRLISKSLSSKDWGSEYDDEFLKTFSIKEQNKMMKQAMKEEEKINKEAEKIVKWAKQASDRMMNVSGLSLHDEDHEFSE; this is encoded by the coding sequence ATGGCGGATGATTTCTCGTTCCTTACAGACAGTGACGACGAAAAAGCCGTTCAAGACCTAATTTCACAAGCAATGGATCACTCTGTTCTAGAACAAATCGCTGCAATTAACTGCTCTTCGTTCTCAAATTCCGATAACCTTCCGTCTCACCTTGAAAACCGTTTCCGTAAACTTAAATCCCTTCCTACCACCACCGCCGCCGTCGCCACCGGTTCTCGATTTCCTCCGGCTAAGTCGAAGTCATTCACACCTAGCTCCGGCCACGATTCGAACTCAAACGAACACCGCCCTCCGTTTTCTACGGACAAATCGTCACCGGATGAACATTCGGACGAAAATCGAGATCCGGCGGAATCGAAACAGAAGCCGAAATCGGAGTTTTCTAATAGAAACGGTTTGAAATCGGAATCGGAATTGAAATCTGGAAGCGGTTTGTCCAAATCTCCATCTGATCCATGGAGCTTGTCGTCGCCGGAGTCGGAACCGAAAGCCTGTGATCGCCGGAGTCAAAAACAACATTCCGACGAAAATCGAGGTTTTAGCAAATCGGCAAAATCAAAATTGAAATTGAAATCATATAAACCTCGTTTGATTGAATCGGAGTCAGACTCGGGATCTGGAAGTTTGTCGCCGCCACGGCGGAGTATCGGTTGTTTGTGGTGTTCACCAAAGAAGGAAAAAAGTGTTGGCAGGAAACAGGGGAAAGAGAATAGGTTAATTTCTAAATCATTATCTTCAAAGGATTGGGGGAGTGAATATGATGATGAGTTTTTGAAAACATTTTCAATAAAAGAGCAAAATAAGATGATGAAACAAGCAATGAAAGAAGAAGAGAAGATAAACAAGGAAGCTGAAAAGATAGTTAAATGGGCTAAACAAGCGTCTGATAGAATGATGAATGTTTCTGGGTTAAGTCTTCATGATGAAGATCATGAATTTAGTGAGTAA